In one Pseudomonadota bacterium genomic region, the following are encoded:
- a CDS encoding DUF362 domain-containing protein, whose translation MNKVIFRKAEYDYDILKPVVFDMLDSICGVSIVKGMKVLIKPNMLSSAKPETAIITHPLVVKAAAEYILGKGARVQISDSPAVGLFDKILKDGGYKRAFEGLDIEFKAFKTSVKVDIGEPFGFIDISKDAMEAEYIINIAKLKAHAQMLLTLGVKNLFGCIVGMKKSEWHLRSGIDRDMFATLLVRIHKAVGPQATIVDGILGMEGQGPGKGGTPRYIGMLIGGKSAFSVDISICKMLGIDPDILPTNQIAKDLGLAENDISITGEFKPINNFVFPSRNPLIIGPGFVQKTMRRHFIQRPLADSSLCRLCGECWKYCPAASISHDKEKISFDYEKCIRCYCCVEVCPEGALRAVETLPGKMIRKLLIN comes from the coding sequence ATGAACAAAGTCATTTTCAGGAAAGCTGAATATGATTATGATATATTAAAGCCCGTTGTTTTTGATATGCTTGATTCGATATGCGGGGTATCAATAGTAAAAGGCATGAAAGTTCTTATAAAACCGAATATGCTTTCTTCTGCAAAACCTGAAACGGCAATTATCACTCATCCTTTAGTAGTAAAAGCTGCAGCAGAGTACATTCTTGGAAAAGGAGCAAGGGTGCAGATATCGGACAGCCCTGCTGTAGGCCTGTTTGATAAGATATTGAAAGACGGTGGGTATAAAAGAGCTTTTGAAGGACTTGATATAGAGTTTAAGGCTTTTAAAACATCGGTAAAGGTTGATATCGGAGAGCCTTTCGGCTTTATAGATATTTCAAAAGATGCAATGGAAGCCGAATATATTATTAATATTGCAAAACTTAAAGCCCATGCTCAGATGTTACTTACACTTGGTGTTAAAAATCTATTCGGATGTATAGTGGGGATGAAAAAATCGGAATGGCATTTAAGAAGTGGGATCGACAGGGATATGTTTGCAACTCTTCTTGTGCGTATACACAAAGCGGTCGGCCCGCAGGCAACAATTGTTGATGGCATACTGGGAATGGAAGGGCAGGGGCCTGGCAAAGGCGGTACTCCGCGCTATATAGGTATGCTTATCGGCGGCAAAAGCGCATTTAGCGTGGATATATCGATATGTAAAATGCTTGGCATTGATCCTGATATTCTTCCCACAAATCAAATTGCGAAAGATTTGGGGCTTGCCGAAAATGATATTAGTATTACAGGTGAGTTTAAGCCGATAAACAATTTTGTTTTTCCGTCCCGCAATCCGCTGATTATTGGGCCCGGATTTGTTCAAAAAACGATGCGAAGGCATTTTATCCAAAGGCCATTAGCTGATAGCAGCTTGTGCAGGTTATGCGGCGAATGTTGGAAATACTGTCCTGCTGCATCTATTTCGCATGACAAAGAAAAAATATCTTTTGATTATGAAAAATGTATCAGATGTTACTGCTGTGTTGAGGTTTGTCCTGAAGGAGCTTTAAGGGCAGTTGAAACTTTGCCCGGCAAGATGATAAGAAAACTATTAATTAACTAA